The following is a genomic window from Anticarsia gemmatalis isolate Benzon Research Colony breed Stoneville strain chromosome 22, ilAntGemm2 primary, whole genome shotgun sequence.
AAGATTCACGATTTAGAAACATCACTTTCTTACATAACTCTTTTTCACTCTCTGAAAATTACTTTCAGAGAGTGAAAAAGAAACATGTTATCAGCATGTCtccttgcggcgcgagtttcgaggcctaccctcacttggtttttactgagtgtacattgttgactgacgacgcttagcagccacattaGTCAGCTGGTGACCACGGTCGCTGTAATTCGATGGAAACGTCGGGTGatcaaataaggtatcctaaccttgaCATTTTGAATCGCGtgtaagacccgttgcattataatattatgtgtactagtcgcaagagcttaaaaacgttaaaagtaaaaaatatcaagGAAAGTATCAATGATAGTTATAAATCCTAAAAAGTAGTAACAGACCAACAAAATAACGTTACAACCTAAGGTCAATATAACATACATCCAATTAATTGCGACAGTATTCTTGATACTTTTATCATCCAAGCTGAAACTTTCATGTATAACTTGAATATTCAGAATTAAGGGAACGTGTTTTTCAGCGTGAATCgaatttaaaactataactgtaatgatatttacacaataataaagGTAGTAGACTATGCTGTATTTTTATCCCCGGTCTGGAATATTAGcgaaaaaaattgaaaataagaaTATGAGAGAGTTgttatcataaaaacaaaaactcttATGGAATAACTTCTTGCCAATTGGAGCATTAGAATTCTCACGAATTACAAATTTTGACccgaacaatattttttgtattatataccAAGGGTATATCATTCTTTGAAAAtcttttcttaataaattattgattcgTAAATTCCCAATGTTGATTTTTGTTGGTTCGACTTTTGATTTCTTGGAAATAGTTTTCGAATTGATTGCCCATttccaatacatttttatattagtatagtgtCAAGTTTGGTGTAGGGTCAAGTGTTGACCTTGAGTTGCTAGGCGGAAGCttcgaaattaattttatttcaattagacATAAAACAGACACAAAAGTGCCTACAGTCCATCATTTTGATCAATTGATTCGTAtacatttatcattttatattgattgatagcttttaacatcaaaatagtaaaaaaacgacatttttaatgcaacaactacatacataccaataattttatatcattaagAAGATTCAGTCGCaataacaatttttaaacattcattTAATAAACCCACGTAAACAAAGTTTTCATGTTGCGAAGTAGTCAGGCACTGTGTAGACATAAATTTGTTCGTACCAATGTTTAATGGTACACCAGAATATTTTTAGATTCTCTCAACAGCTAATTGCAGCAACACAACAACATAATGAGTGATGAGTCCACTGAGAGTGAGCGGTAACACAGCGTCCACGTAGAACATTCCACACGCGCTCATCTTACTGAACGAATTACGGTTTAACTGAAGCACGAGCTTAAACAAATGTCGTTGATGttctgtaatataaatattaaaattagtaaaaaataatcaaaggTACTTGAGGCAATTAACGCCCACTCAACTTGAAACATGTTTCTTAAACTGAACAAAACTGCAGACCGCAGACTGCTAACCGCAGACTGCCAACCGCAAGTTATCGCAGTTTGCACCGCAGATGTGACAGACAGCGACAGCAAGTGCAGTGATAGCAGGCAATATGATTTAAATTGATTTCATAAACACCTGAACTATTGCCTTTTTTGAACAGTATAAGACACGCAGTCTCGGCGTCTTCGACTGACATGCAAAACTTATAATTGTACATACATAGCAGTATTTCaactaatacatatttttgtataaacagtaagttttaaattgttatcgACCAATATTTCAACACAACTTacagataaaacaaatattggaAGATAAATTCGTCAAGCAAGTTTGATTCGAGGTCTCTCACTACGGGATGAGACTCttgctcagcagtaggacagaAATAGGTTAAGAAAAAACATTACATAACTTTACAGATATTTATTGGTTCATAGAAAAGCAAACTGCAGCAGTACAATAATATGATTAGTTATTAATCCACAGAGTCTTAGCGGCAACGTAGCATCAACGTAGAACAATCCACATGCAGACATTTTGCTGAAAGATTTACGATTTAGAAACATCACTTTCTTGCATAATTCTTTTTCACtctctgaaaacaaaaaatgcatGTCATTTCTATAGTTTgtgttttttgaaatattactcCGGctctaagtattgctcttgtgtcacggggatttttacaaacaaacaaacaactgctTTCGTGGCGGCGCAGTCGGCAGTGTACCCGGCCGCTGACCATTAGGTTCCGAGTTCGATCGTCAGGTCGAGCAAATATATtgttgtactagctgacccgacagacttcgtcctgtcaaaaagatttgtaaatgtttttttgcctacgtatttaaaaaaaatctcctgaacagaaccttcaccctggtgataggacgttgtgaataaaaaataattaaatacaacatatataaggatttaaaagtaagtaatcgctttattgttaatcatgtgaatcataattattattattatcattgtagtgctttgtggtatacgatgttttttgtttgattaccaggcgcatagataaacaaatctgatggttttccaacacgggaacaggcaacatacaattgaccatgtgagaaacatgggttttctagattaataccacaaacacttaatgaTTGCCCCTGGGACTTGTTTATAGTCATAGCAAAAGCAAGCCGCACTGGAAACTGTAGTTGTTTAAACTCATGGCACATCAGTCGGAATCATTGGGATGCGCGGTATGAGAACATCTTCTCCTTCATACTTTCCTTTGAGTATAGTTGCTTCTatcacattgtttagtaatttttttatcgctaaccGTGTACCGTTGCAAGGACGCGGTTGGTTGATATTTCGCAACATTATAACCACCGATCCAACCTTTAATTGAAGGTTGTGAGGTGGCAATCCTGGCAAATCCagcgagtttaaaaattccggtggatagttgactacttcatcttgattagtagccgaatcatctgatttatatatcctcaattcgcctgtaatttgttcttgaattttgaaatttaattcatttacatctatgttttttgcagccagtatagctcgttcgctcaaccaatcatagtttctgtaattttgagaaacatctggaaacaccttttgaataagttcatcttttgattgagttaactgacaaaaactttgaggaaagttaatgcagccagtcaacatgtctatcggaaatttgccattaccaatgtcaatgagttgtttagagaatatgtttccagattggtcattttgcaactcgacgcgcatattcttgcttaaatgtagtactttaacatgtttccacaaattggaggactttagacatgcattgagttcatcagctggcgttgatcgtggaatcactggcaatgtttgacgaaaatctcctgctaataaaatcattgcaccaccaaatcggttattattgctccgtagatcttttaaggttctgtctaaagcctccaaagattttttatgtgccatcgtgcattcatcccaaacaatcaatttacattgctgcaaaacctttgccattgcagagttcttcgaatcgttgcaggttggagtttcattgctttgcatatttaatggcaatttcagtgctgaatgggctgttcgaccaccttcaagcaaagttgctgcgattcccgacgaagcgagtgcaagtgcaattttattttgtgagcgaattgttgctaatattaatgaaatcaaaaaagtttttcctgtaccaccaggtgcatctaagaagtaaatccctccagtttcattatttgttactttcataagagtttcaaatacatacttctgttgttcatttaacagtggaagatttgtttgaattaattctttcaaagcgttgagatcatacagtttttctcgaggcaactcttggttaaaagcatcatgcattggacgattgggcgcggtcaggcctaattgaattaatagtttgtttgacattatcaagcacatgtcctcaattgaaatcaatgcttcattgtaaatgtcttcactgatttgtatatttggatttcccattctattccgtatttgatacaaaatatcatcacacatataatctttgtacttgatccacaaatcaattgggtttgatgggaagcatgtagatatgattatagaaaacaatgttcgtatttgatgagcgtgtgatgatattacagcatcattgagagtttgatcccaatgagcgtcattttcaagcaattgcaaacgttgacaggcttctctgtaggatccgcacaattcaccatcaacagttcgtaactgttggaatgatgttgggccacgtacattgactaatagcagtcgtaaataaaaacattcatcattgcttggatgtactgaataaatccggccaatcgcatcggtggaatatacatctgtatatcctggaactggttctagctgacccgacagacttcgtcctgtcaaaaagatttgtaaatgtttttttgcctacgtatttaacaaaaatctcctgaactaaaactggttaatgtagtagatggtggctgagcagctctttgtactgcgttctgtgctgtaaaatacactctttgtccattttctctttttcattttcatgtgctgtaatattgctttgaatgtcaccacgatatacgaatttgtttcgtgtattagttgacaaaagcaaactcaataggttaggtcacagacaacttttttttttaatttgatatgacttgaagtcaaatccttttaagccgtacgaattattttgtttacgtaaaatttggatattaaaaataataaaacactgttggtaaagcgatttttgtttgactgatgtaatgacgtggaaactgatgcattttatctcgcgtgccgaaactaatacaaaagaaacgcgagtttcggaacgcgacatttaaactcctccaactatgtattctgtgctccaacgaacacacgcacattgttttgacagatacgagctttgactttaggaacacacctacattgcttagacaacagtgagtgcatgtaattttgatatgaactttataccatagcaataaagctcaaattgactacgttttagttacaaatcatttgtatgagaaaaagaaaagggttatttttaggatttttccagcgataattctaatttttctcgccgtaaaaaccatccttaaacttcaacgaacattttaaaaaaagatttggccaaattggtcgaggcgttgttgagttatgcgcttaccaacacattttgcgattcatttttatatttgttaaactaATATATTGTCCTAACGATTGGAGCCTTTCAAATTTAGcaaatgttatgttaattaattataatcagataaaattacaagtaatcAATTATAGGTACAATTCACAAAACGTAAGTTGACGTAAtgaattcaaaaaaacaaaagatagccgccattattttctttttcttctttttttttcggCAGCTTCACTTGATGTTGCCTGGTTGCCAACACGGCCCTCCTGCATCGTGCATGTCCTCAGGCACGTCCAATCCATTCAAATTACTCAACGAATCAAAACATCTGAAACGAGTATACAAAATATCGTATTATTGTTCAatgtaaaaatctatacttTTTAGTCCACTATTCCGGCAAatagttttcatacaaagttcCTTTAGACTTAGGCAACTTTATAATATCTAATGTTCGCTGGTCCGCCCAACTTAAAAATTGTCTTTAGACTTAGACATTCTCTTCTTACCAAGTATTCACTCCTTTAGTCCGAAGTAGTGCCTGCTCCAGTTTACTCCTTTATATCTTAGGCAGTAACTGCTTCAGCACACTACCCCTACTCTGGATAATGAACACAGTTGGTATCTTTGACGGAacagcacacacacacacacacacaaatattatatattacaaagcattgaaattaaatttctgATCAATAATTTGTAATGATGTATATTTTTACCCTTGCCAACACGTTCTCAACTTACTGCtgacattatttttgattaatagACAAATTATTAATGTTGATCCATGGCTTGATATCTTCCGCAGCGGCCACTCctttatatcttttatttgaTCTTTCACTTCCTCTCATATCTTGGAATTATTCCGAGTGACCGACTGCCTCATGGATATCGACTTATATATAAGTACGACTGTGAAGGAAAGCTGCTAGACTATCACAAGTCTTAAAATTACTAGCTTCGACGGATGCTGTTATGTTACCATCACCAATGGTTCctaatataatagaaattatatcattttcaaagaaatttaaacataaatgatCAATTCGCGCTTTTTGTTCAAAAAAGAAATCGTATAAAGATTGATTTTCAACGGATTTTCGATCAATTATTTCCCGCAATAGTTCAAACATATTCCTTTTGACTTTGAAagtaattgaaatgttttctttccAATCCTTCCACGACCAAGCCGTCCACAAATGATCCTTACGTAGTATAGACTCGTACCATGTCTTGGCAGACCCTTTGAGCTTGTTGAGCGCTTGATATCTTATAATACCATCCGACCATTTAAAAGTCAACGCATAAGAATCAATTACATTAAGCCATGAAGCCACATTATCATTCAAAGGATCAAATTCCGGTATCATATTATGGAGGGTAATCAGATTTGTACTCACAGTTCTAGGGTGTTTAGACTTTACCCTTTTCCGAGATCGCGACGACCTTGGTGGCGGCGTTTTCGAACCACTCCTACTCGTGCTCGAACTGTGCGTGCTTGAGCTGCTACTACTCGACATGTATCTACCGCGTTTTACTTTACGcttatgtttatttcttttaccCATTGTAGGCTGGGAAAATACTATATATGTCACTTCTGATGTTAAACTAATATATTGTCCTAACGATTGGAGCCTTTCAAATTTAGcaaatgttatgttaattaattataatcagataaaattacaagtaatcAATTATAGGTACAATTCACAAAACGTAAGTTGACGTAAtgaattcaaaaaaacaaaagatagccgccattattttctttttcttctttttttttcggCAGCTTCACTTGATGTTGCCTGGTTGCCAACATATTATAGATTTTCAAATTTATGTTAGCACATTTCTAAATATAAGCTTTGAAACGTGCAAACGCAAGGTTTGGCAACGGTATATAGCAATTAGCAATAGACACGCTATCTATTACATAGGAGTAAAATCATAAATGAAGAAGGTGGATGTATTTCATGCAACTCTGCCTACCCCGTCAAATATAGCAGggattatgtttttgttttcctcttttaatatttcagtactGTTATTCGACAACACTGCCTCAACAATTTATTAAGTacgtaaaataacttaatacgCACCAGAACAATCAACATGAATCAATCTCTTCACACAAGCAGTCTCAGCGTCATCAACAGCCATGTAGAACTTCTCACAATGAATACATAGCACTATTCCTAGTAAAATATCCTTTATCATCCACAATGTGTTTATTGTCAAAAAAAGGACTTGGTCATCCTGAAACAGTAAGgacttttaaaacattcaaacaCTGAACTCATAgatattgtaaacataattaCAGGGTGTACGAGTAACTAAGGTGATGATGGGTATTGAAAACGaaggaaaaaataattctaaagttTCATGTATTGTCACAAATGCATACTTAAATAAAACCatgctaaaaaataaatacgtctacatcacattttttaaaataattacgctAGTAAAAAACGCGCAAATATCATATTAGctggtataaaataaatcatgacACTTACATATTTTAGGCTTCTATCACGAAAAATTTCTATTGAAATCTGAACGTTGCATAACGATCGTAGTAACGTATCCATTGCATATAAAAATACctgaaatattgttaatgtaGTGAGCAAATATTCCAAAAAATACTTCTCTTTTTGTTTTACGTAATGTCAGTGGCATGTAGAGACAGTTCTGCAAATTTTCACGTTACATTTAACACATCGCATTGTATTCACATTACGAATCATTCGTTATTAACTTCGGACAAATGGTTAGAAAAAAACAGTCCTGgtataaaatatgatgtttCGGACAAACTACAGTATTCTACATTACGTACAAGCACGAGTAAAGACtaaaaacaatatgtattttttataaagaaactagctgacccgcgcaacttcgcttgcgtcacataagagagaatgcgttataattttccccgtttttgtaacatttctcgttgctactccgctactattggtcgtagcgtgatgatatatagcctatagccttcctcgataaataggctatctaacactgaaagtatttttcaaatcggatcagtggttcctgagattagcgcgttcaaacaaacaaactcttcagctttataatattatatataatatatagtattatagtatatagtatagatatttatagtTACCAGTCCATGTGACACCGTTTTAAACAGactataagaaaataaaatattttgatacacttcgaacatttttttacaaaactcaGAATTTTCTTGGTCGTTACTACGACATGTACACTTGTCCGCAATGCTAGTATTCCACTTAACCAAATACTTGGTTAGGATCATTAAAATACAGTTCGAATATACAATGCACAAATCAACgaaaatgtacaaaacatcAAGGAAAGAATCAATGAAAgcgataaattgtaaaacattgtaataacaGCTTAATAGAGAAACGTTACTACATAAGATCACTGCAACGTACATCCAATTACTAATAACAGTATTCTTGATACTATTATCATTCAAGCTGAACCTTTCATGGATAACttgaatattcaaaattaaagaaaCGTTGTTTTCAGCGTGAATCGAATTTGAAACGATAACTGTGATGatattgacataaaaataaaggtaGTAGAATATACTGTAAAAGTTATCCCTGTCTGAAATATTAACGaaaaaattttgaaagtaaGAATATGAGAGAGTGGacattataaaaagaaaaactgttATGGAATACTTCTTTCCAATCGGAATAATAGAATTGTTACGCATCACAAATTTTAActccaacaatattttttgtattatatacaAAGGGTATAACATTCTTTGAATATCtttgtttagtaaattattGATATGTAAGTTCCCAATGTTGATTTTTATTGGTTCGACTTTTgattttttagaaattattttaatcattttcgAATTTAATGCCCGATTCCAATACATCTTTTAGTCAAGTGAAAAGCAAATTGTTGTTCCCTGAGTTGCTAGGCTGAAgctataaaatcaattttatttcaattaattgtgTTATAGAAATAGCACAGACACAGAATAGTACAGTCCATCATTTTGATTAATTCATTCGTAaacatttataactttttattgattgaaaGCGTTTGACATCGAATATAGtaagtacaaaaacaaatataccaACTGAAACTGATCACAATttcataaaagattttttcgaacagtagcgcgattctgtatagtcgatactgtcgagtattgaaattttgatattaggaatgtgctgccaaaatatttactacgacgcccgtcagaggcgctgatcagattttcatacaaaatttctcgatgacagctcggttgtcggtagtcgatagtaatagagaatcgagctactgttacCGCTTATTTAATGAAATCTGAATCCTCTGAATATATCACTAATTACGAAGTTTTAACAAGATGGTATCGGAAGTCCACATCGATGATTAAAATCAGGCAACAtttgacattaaatttatttacatttcagaagacaaaatattaactaacgaattgtaaaatacaatacaacaacaattttttttaatgatctttacattacagaaaataattttacattgtttaaatttttactttatacattttttaaatcacgTTACCACAGTGTTAACTTATGTCATATTTTCAAGTAGTCAGAAGTCACTGTGTAGAcctaatcaaaatcaaaatcaagtcatttattcattcaggtcaaatgcTGATACTTATGacagtcaatgatacagagagtgaatttaccgccagttcggaaggtagggccaatgagaagagctagcaagaaactcctgACCACTCTTTTTATACACCTAAtggtttttacaatatttctgttaggtataaatcattgatgatgtaaggagctgctaccaacactaccgaacacacataggtcgcagcaaattaaatcaatgttttaaaGTGGGAGTAAACAAGATGTCAAGTGTATTGCAAGCTTGATGGGGAGCATTTAccttatttacaaattaatacatacatttgttCATACCAACTTTCAAAAGAATATGTTTAGGTTCTCTCAAGAGCAAATTGCAGCAACACAACAACATAATGAGTGATGAGTCCGCTGAGAGTGAGCGGTAACACAGCGTCCACGTAGAACATTCCACACGCGCTCATCTTACTGAACGACTGACGGTTTAACTGCAGTACGAGCTTACACAAATGCCGCTGATGttctgtaatataaatattacggTAAGTAAAAAACTGAATGTAACAATGTTAACAAACAAATCAAggctaaaaatattaaaataacaaaaaaatgttcacTATAATGCAATGTAAACAGTACGAGTTACacagaaagagagagagagagagagtgagAGAGGAACGAGAGAGAAAAGGAGAGAGATAGAGATAGAGAGAGAGATGTTTATatacagagagagagagagagagagagagagagagagggagagagagagag
Proteins encoded in this region:
- the LOC142982819 gene encoding uncharacterized protein LOC142982819; this encodes MLTCYIFVSYCANLLSILILNVKHTENHVSLILSLQSIHESINLSDKKSEKELCKKVMFLNRKSFSKMSACGLFYVDATLPLRLCGLITNHIIVLLQFAFL